One genomic segment of Fusobacterium mortiferum ATCC 9817 includes these proteins:
- a CDS encoding MaoC family dehydratase, with protein sequence MRFEELKVGMKAEVSKTITETDVVLYAGITLDVNPAHLNEEHAKKTMFKHRIAHGMLTAGLVSAVLGTKLPGEGSIYMGQDLTFTAPVYFGDTITATAEIIELIPEKNRVILSTICTNQDGKVVLKGQAKIMKK encoded by the coding sequence ATGAGATTTGAAGAATTAAAAGTAGGAATGAAAGCAGAGGTCTCAAAAACAATAACAGAAACAGATGTAGTATTATATGCAGGTATTACATTGGATGTTAATCCAGCACATTTAAATGAAGAACATGCTAAAAAAACTATGTTCAAGCATAGAATAGCACATGGAATGTTAACTGCTGGCTTAGTATCAGCAGTGCTAGGGACAAAACTTCCAGGAGAAGGAAGTATTTACATGGGGCAAGATTTAACTTTTACAGCTCCTGTATATTTTGGAGATACTATTACAGCAACAGCTGAAATTATAGAATTAATACCAGAAAAAAACAGAGTAATATTATCAACAATTTGTACAAATCAAGATGGAAAAGTAGTATTAAAAGGTCAAGCAAAAATAATGAAAAAGTAA
- a CDS encoding acyl-CoA dehydrogenase: MEFNMPKTHELFRQMIREFAEKEVKPLAAEVDEEERFPIETVKKMAEIGLMGIPIPKEYGGAGGDNVMYAMAVEELSRVCATTGVIVSAHTSLGTWPILKFGTEEQKQKYVPKLASGEWLGAFGLTEPNAGTDAAGQQTTAVLDEATNEWVINGSKIFITNAGYADVYVIFAMTDKSLGLKGISAFIIEAGTPGFTVGKKEKKLGIKGSSTCELIFEDARIPKENLLGQIGKGFKIAMMTLDGGRIGIASQALGIAQGALDETVNYVKERKQFKRAIAQFQNTQFQLADLEVKVEAARLLVYKAAWRESNNLPYTVDAARAKLFAAETAMEVTTKAVQLHGGYGYTREYPVERMMRDAKITEIYEGTSEVQRMVISGNLLK, from the coding sequence ATGGAATTTAATATGCCTAAGACACATGAACTTTTCAGACAAATGATAAGAGAGTTTGCTGAAAAAGAGGTAAAACCTCTAGCTGCTGAAGTAGATGAAGAAGAAAGATTTCCAATTGAAACAGTTAAGAAAATGGCTGAAATTGGATTAATGGGTATCCCTATTCCAAAAGAGTATGGAGGAGCTGGTGGAGATAATGTAATGTATGCAATGGCTGTAGAAGAGCTTTCTAGAGTTTGTGCAACAACAGGAGTTATTGTATCAGCACATACTTCACTAGGAACTTGGCCAATTTTAAAATTTGGTACTGAAGAGCAAAAACAAAAATATGTTCCAAAATTAGCTAGTGGAGAGTGGCTAGGAGCATTTGGATTAACTGAACCAAATGCAGGAACAGATGCTGCTGGACAACAAACTACTGCTGTTTTAGATGAAGCAACAAATGAATGGGTAATCAATGGTTCAAAAATATTCATAACAAATGCTGGATATGCAGATGTATATGTAATATTTGCTATGACAGATAAATCACTAGGATTAAAAGGAATATCTGCATTTATAATTGAAGCTGGAACACCTGGATTTACAGTAGGTAAAAAAGAGAAAAAACTTGGAATTAAAGGTTCTTCAACTTGTGAATTAATATTTGAAGATGCAAGAATTCCTAAAGAAAATTTACTTGGACAAATAGGAAAAGGATTTAAAATTGCTATGATGACTCTTGATGGAGGAAGAATAGGAATTGCTTCTCAAGCATTAGGAATAGCACAAGGTGCTTTAGATGAAACTGTAAACTATGTAAAAGAAAGAAAACAATTCAAGAGAGCAATAGCTCAATTCCAAAATACTCAATTCCAATTAGCAGACTTAGAAGTAAAAGTAGAAGCTGCAAGACTTCTTGTTTATAAAGCTGCATGGAGAGAAAGCAACAACCTACCATATACAGTAGATGCTGCTAGAGCAAAACTATTTGCTGCTGAAACTGCAATGGAAGTAACTACAAAAGCAGTTCAACTACACGGAGGATATGGATACACTAGAGAATATCCAGTAGAAAGAATGATGAGAGATGCTAAGATTACTGAAATCTATGAAGGAACATCAGAAGTTCAAAGAATGGTAATCTCTGGAAATCTTTTAAAATAG
- a CDS encoding electron transfer flavoprotein subunit beta/FixA family protein, which translates to MKIVVCIKQVPDTTEIKLDPVTGTLIRDGVPSIMNPDDKAGLEEALRLKDKYNAHVTVITMGPPQAEAILREAYAMGADRAILLTDRRFGGADTLATSNTIAAALRKLDADLIIAGRQAIDGDTAQVGPQIAEHLGLPQVSYVKEMQYDEKDNSLTIKRVVEDGYYLVNVQLPALVTVLTEANAPRYMRVKGIVEAFDREIETWTFDNIEINPEIIGLKGSPTKVKKSFTKGAKQAGKVFELDTKEAVELIVEKLKEKFVI; encoded by the coding sequence ATGAAAATAGTAGTTTGTATAAAGCAAGTTCCAGATACAACTGAGATAAAATTAGATCCAGTAACAGGAACATTAATAAGAGATGGAGTTCCTAGTATCATGAACCCAGATGATAAAGCTGGATTAGAAGAAGCACTTAGATTAAAAGATAAATATAATGCTCATGTAACAGTAATTACAATGGGACCACCTCAAGCAGAGGCTATTTTAAGAGAAGCTTATGCTATGGGTGCAGATAGAGCAATATTATTAACAGATAGAAGATTTGGAGGAGCTGATACTTTAGCAACTTCTAATACAATAGCTGCAGCATTAAGAAAATTAGATGCAGACTTAATAATAGCAGGAAGACAAGCAATAGATGGAGATACTGCACAAGTAGGACCTCAAATTGCTGAACACCTTGGATTACCACAAGTATCTTATGTAAAAGAAATGCAATATGATGAAAAAGATAACAGTTTAACAATAAAAAGAGTTGTAGAAGATGGATATTATCTAGTAAATGTTCAACTACCAGCTTTAGTAACAGTATTAACTGAAGCTAATGCTCCAAGATATATGAGAGTTAAAGGAATAGTTGAAGCATTTGATAGAGAAATTGAAACTTGGACATTTGATAATATAGAAATTAATCCAGAAATAATCGGATTAAAAGGTTCACCTACAAAAGTTAAGAAATCATTTACAAAAGGAGCTAAACAAGCTGGAAAAGTATTTGAATTAGATACTAAAGAAGCTGTTGAGTTAATTGTTGAGAAATTAAAAGAAAAATTTGTTATCTAA
- a CDS encoding electron transfer flavoprotein subunit alpha/FixB family protein produces MNLNDYKGILVFAEQRDGVLQNVGLELVGKAKELAKSLDVPVTAALIGYNVGKLADTLGEYGADKVIVVDQPKLELYDTEAYAQVFKAIIDAKKPEIVLFGATTLGRDLAPRVSSRMNTGLTADCTKLEINEETKGLEMTRPAFGGNLMATIICPDHRPQMSTVRPGVMQKAPKEEGRRAEVENFSVTLDTSKMKVKILQVVKETKNKVDISEAKILVSGGRGIGSAENFAALESVAKELGATVSASRAAVDAGFISHDRQVGQTGKTVRPDIYFACGISGAIQHVAGMEESEYIVAINKDKEAPIFSIADLGIVGDANKIAVQLLEALKKAKESR; encoded by the coding sequence ATGAATTTAAATGATTATAAAGGAATATTAGTATTTGCAGAACAAAGAGATGGGGTACTTCAAAACGTTGGACTTGAATTAGTAGGAAAAGCTAAAGAATTAGCAAAAAGCTTAGATGTACCAGTAACAGCAGCTTTAATAGGATATAATGTAGGGAAATTAGCTGATACTTTAGGAGAATATGGTGCAGATAAAGTAATAGTTGTAGACCAACCAAAATTAGAATTATATGATACAGAAGCTTATGCACAAGTATTTAAAGCGATAATAGATGCTAAAAAACCTGAAATAGTATTATTTGGAGCTACTACTTTAGGAAGAGATTTAGCACCAAGAGTATCTTCAAGAATGAATACAGGATTAACAGCTGACTGTACAAAACTTGAGATAAACGAGGAAACAAAAGGACTTGAAATGACAAGACCTGCATTTGGTGGAAACTTAATGGCAACAATCATTTGTCCTGACCACAGACCACAAATGTCAACAGTAAGACCAGGAGTTATGCAAAAAGCTCCTAAAGAAGAAGGAAGAAGAGCAGAAGTAGAAAACTTCTCTGTTACTTTAGATACTTCAAAAATGAAAGTAAAAATCTTACAAGTAGTTAAAGAAACTAAGAATAAAGTTGATATTTCAGAAGCTAAAATACTTGTTTCTGGAGGAAGAGGAATTGGTTCAGCTGAAAATTTTGCAGCTTTAGAATCAGTTGCTAAAGAATTAGGAGCTACTGTATCTGCATCAAGAGCAGCAGTAGATGCTGGATTCATTTCTCACGATAGACAAGTAGGACAAACTGGTAAAACAGTTAGACCTGATATTTACTTTGCATGTGGAATTTCTGGAGCAATCCAACACGTTGCAGGTATGGAAGAATCAGAGTATATTGTAGCTATCAACAAAGATAAGGAAGCTCCTATATTCAGCATAGCTGATTTAGGAATAGTTGGAGATGCTAACAAAATAGCTGTTCAATTATTAGAAGCTTTAAAGAAAGCAAAAGAGTCTAGATAG
- the glmS gene encoding glutamine--fructose-6-phosphate transaminase (isomerizing), with amino-acid sequence MCGIIGYVGDEQKAMEVILDGLSKLEYRGYDSAGLAIIEDGKIFIEKKSGKLENLKQALEKKEEKAYIGIGHTRWATHGNPTDKNSHPHFSNDRKVAVVHNGIIENYLELKEELIKEGYNFNSQTDSEVVAHLFSKYYSGDMLETMMKVREKIRGSYALGIIDSENPDKLVCTRKESPLIIGLGDGKNFIASDVPAILKYTREVIFLENNEMAIIEKDRVSVYNSQGKKLEKSITKIEWDMEQASKGGYPHFMLKEIEEQPNVIEKTLEVYTNYDGKVDFSSSLKELDLSKIEEIYIVACGTAYHAGLQGAYFFKKISGIKTDVDIASEFRYSDPFIDEKSLVIFISQSGETLDTIMAMKMAKSKGAKTLAITNVLGSTISREVDMVIYTLAGPEISVASTKAYTAQVTLFYLLALYFGERKRSITSNFYNSYLDILHKLSNEVEKVIENKENVREVAKKIKNKMNGFFIGRGIDDKCAREGSLKMKEITYIHTEAFSAGELKHGTIALIEEGTMVVAIATQEDMLEKMISNIKEVKARGAYVITLTKEKYKNVAEISDEIITIENIEDILAPTVANIVLQLLAYYTAVEKGLDVDKPRNLAKSVTVE; translated from the coding sequence ATGTGCGGAATAATTGGTTATGTAGGAGATGAGCAAAAAGCTATGGAGGTAATCCTAGATGGACTTAGTAAGCTTGAGTATAGAGGATATGACTCAGCAGGATTAGCTATCATTGAAGATGGAAAGATTTTCATTGAGAAAAAAAGTGGTAAATTAGAAAATCTTAAACAAGCTTTGGAGAAAAAAGAAGAGAAAGCTTATATAGGGATAGGACATACTAGATGGGCGACACATGGAAACCCAACTGATAAAAATTCACATCCTCATTTTAGTAATGATAGAAAAGTAGCAGTAGTACATAATGGAATTATAGAAAACTATTTAGAGCTAAAAGAAGAATTGATAAAAGAGGGATATAATTTTAATTCGCAGACAGATAGTGAAGTAGTTGCACACTTATTTTCTAAATATTATAGTGGTGATATGCTAGAGACAATGATGAAAGTAAGAGAAAAAATTAGAGGAAGTTATGCTCTTGGAATAATAGATAGTGAAAATCCAGATAAATTAGTATGTACAAGAAAAGAGAGTCCTTTAATTATAGGATTAGGTGATGGAAAGAACTTTATTGCTTCTGATGTACCAGCTATTTTAAAATATACTAGAGAAGTTATATTTTTAGAGAATAATGAGATGGCAATTATTGAGAAAGATAGAGTGAGTGTCTATAATTCTCAAGGGAAGAAGTTAGAAAAATCTATAACTAAAATAGAATGGGATATGGAACAAGCGAGTAAAGGTGGTTATCCACATTTTATGTTAAAAGAGATAGAAGAACAACCAAATGTAATAGAAAAAACTTTAGAAGTATATACAAATTATGATGGAAAAGTTGATTTTAGTAGTTCTTTGAAAGAGTTGGATTTATCAAAAATTGAAGAGATTTATATTGTTGCTTGTGGTACTGCATATCATGCAGGATTACAAGGAGCATATTTTTTTAAAAAAATTTCTGGAATAAAAACAGATGTGGATATAGCTTCAGAATTTAGATATAGCGATCCTTTCATTGATGAAAAAAGTTTAGTAATCTTTATTAGTCAATCAGGAGAAACTTTAGATACAATTATGGCTATGAAAATGGCTAAGAGCAAGGGAGCTAAAACTTTAGCTATAACTAATGTATTGGGGTCTACTATTTCAAGAGAGGTAGATATGGTAATATATACTTTAGCTGGCCCAGAGATATCTGTTGCTTCAACAAAGGCTTATACTGCTCAAGTTACTTTATTTTATCTATTAGCTCTTTATTTTGGCGAGAGAAAAAGAAGTATTACATCTAATTTCTATAATAGTTATCTTGATATACTTCATAAATTATCAAACGAAGTGGAAAAGGTTATAGAAAATAAGGAGAATGTAAGAGAGGTAGCTAAAAAAATAAAAAATAAAATGAATGGATTTTTTATAGGAAGAGGAATAGATGATAAATGTGCAAGAGAAGGTTCTTTAAAGATGAAGGAGATTACTTATATTCATACTGAAGCTTTTTCTGCAGGGGAGTTAAAACATGGAACAATAGCTCTAATAGAAGAAGGAACAATGGTAGTTGCTATAGCTACTCAAGAGGATATGTTAGAAAAGATGATATCTAATATAAAAGAAGTTAAGGCAAGAGGAGCATATGTTATAACTTTAACAAAGGAAAAATATAAAAATGTAGCAGAGATTTCAGATGAGATTATAACTATTGAAAATATAGAAGATATACTAGCACCAACTGTAGCTAATATAGTTTTGCAGTTGTTAGCTTACTATACAGCAGTAGAGAAAGGATTGGATGTAGATAAACCAAGAAATCTGGCAAAATCTGTTACAGTAGAATAA
- a CDS encoding aminopeptidase P family protein — MEVAEKIVKLKKLMKERGIDYYIIPSSDYHQSEYVGEYFKGREWISGFTGSAGTVVVSEKEVGLWTDGRYFIQAEKQLVGSGIKLFKMGEEGVPTFIEYIVKNIGKEETLGFDGKVIATRTILDLEKQCKEKNIKIVGEFDLVGELWENRPTLPESQAFILGEKYSGEGTESKLNRIRESLEKENCDINIITSLDDIAWIFNIRGNDVKNNPVNLAYAAITLDKVVLYINEKKLNSEVERYLYKNKVEVRDYFEIYEDMQRISNSNVIMMDLNKVNYSIYRNLNSEIKVLDKANPSTLMKACKNKIELENLRECHIRDGVAVTKFMYWLKNSLGREEITEISASEKLESFRKAQDLYIEPSFDTIAAYEANAAMMHYKATNISDKKLEAKNMFLVDSGGQYFDGTTDITRTFVLGECSEELKRHFTLVLKGMINLSKVKFLYGVTGTNLDVLARQALWNIGLDYKCGTGHGVGFLLNVHEGPQGIRVQYNPQVLEEGMNVTNEPGVYIEGSHGIRLENELIVQKDEKTQFGQFMKFETMTYVPLDLDGVKKELLSFEEIEFLNNYHKIVYDKISPYLTLEEKEWLKKYTRNI, encoded by the coding sequence GTGGAAGTTGCAGAGAAAATTGTAAAATTAAAAAAATTAATGAAAGAAAGGGGAATAGATTATTACATTATTCCATCTTCAGATTATCATCAAAGTGAGTATGTGGGAGAGTATTTTAAGGGAAGAGAATGGATATCAGGATTTACAGGTTCTGCAGGAACTGTTGTAGTATCAGAAAAAGAGGTTGGACTTTGGACTGATGGAAGATATTTTATTCAAGCAGAAAAACAGTTAGTAGGAAGTGGAATTAAACTTTTTAAAATGGGAGAAGAAGGAGTTCCTACTTTTATAGAGTATATTGTGAAAAATATTGGAAAAGAAGAAACACTAGGATTTGACGGTAAAGTTATAGCTACAAGGACTATTTTAGATTTAGAAAAGCAGTGCAAAGAAAAAAATATTAAAATAGTAGGAGAATTCGATTTAGTAGGAGAACTATGGGAGAATAGACCTACTTTACCAGAGAGCCAAGCATTTATTTTAGGAGAGAAATATTCAGGAGAAGGTACTGAAAGTAAATTAAATAGAATAAGAGAATCTCTTGAGAAAGAGAATTGTGATATAAACATTATAACTTCTTTAGATGATATTGCTTGGATATTTAATATAAGAGGGAATGATGTAAAAAATAATCCAGTGAATTTAGCTTATGCAGCAATAACATTAGATAAGGTAGTATTGTATATAAATGAAAAAAAATTAAATAGCGAAGTAGAAAGATATCTTTATAAAAATAAAGTAGAAGTAAGAGATTATTTTGAAATTTATGAAGATATGCAAAGAATTTCTAATTCTAATGTAATTATGATGGATTTAAATAAAGTAAATTATAGTATTTATAGAAATTTAAATTCAGAAATAAAAGTATTAGACAAAGCTAATCCTAGTACATTAATGAAGGCTTGTAAAAATAAAATAGAACTTGAGAATTTAAGAGAGTGCCATATAAGAGATGGAGTAGCTGTTACTAAGTTCATGTATTGGTTAAAAAATTCTTTAGGAAGAGAGGAGATTACAGAGATATCAGCTAGTGAAAAACTGGAAAGTTTTAGAAAAGCACAAGATTTATATATAGAGCCAAGTTTTGATACGATAGCAGCTTATGAAGCAAATGCAGCTATGATGCACTATAAAGCAACTAATATTTCTGATAAAAAATTAGAGGCTAAAAATATGTTTTTAGTTGATTCAGGAGGACAGTATTTTGATGGAACTACTGATATCACTAGAACATTTGTTTTAGGAGAGTGTTCGGAAGAGTTAAAAAGACATTTTACTTTAGTGTTAAAAGGAATGATAAATCTATCAAAAGTAAAATTTTTATATGGAGTGACAGGAACGAATTTAGATGTTTTAGCAAGACAAGCTCTTTGGAATATAGGGTTAGATTATAAATGTGGAACTGGTCATGGAGTAGGTTTTTTATTGAATGTACATGAAGGGCCACAAGGTATAAGAGTTCAATATAATCCACAAGTTCTTGAAGAGGGAATGAATGTAACAAATGAGCCTGGAGTGTATATAGAAGGTTCTCATGGAATAAGATTAGAGAATGAATTGATTGTACAAAAAGATGAAAAAACTCAATTTGGACAGTTTATGAAATTTGAAACAATGACTTATGTTCCTTTAGATTTAGATGGAGTTAAAAAGGAATTACTTTCTTTTGAAGAAATAGAGTTTTTAAATAATTACCATAAAATTGTATATGATAAGATATCACCATATTTAACTTTAGAAGAAAAAGAATGGTTGAAGAAATATACGAGAAATATTTAA
- the ilvA gene encoding threonine ammonia-lyase: MTVTLETIKEAKKTIENSVKRTPLIECPTLEKELGGKVYFKLENLQKTGSFKVRGALNRIANLTEEEKKKGVIASSAGNHAQGIALGATAQGIKSTIVMPETAPIAKVSATKGYGAEVVLHGAVYDDAFAKACEIQKATGAVFLHPFDDEYVIAGQGTIGIEILEDMADIDTVLVPIGGGGILAGIATAIKGMNPKVKVIGVEAENAASMTAALAKGECCEVCATPTIADGIAVKKVGCKTLELVKKYVDEVVTVSEAEIADAILFLMERSKVVAEGAGATPVAAILSGKVDCKGKKTCAVVSGGNIDINLVERVLNRALINKGRRHQFKVKIQDKFGEVEKLLGLLTANRANILHITQSMYNGDLGITMQEVTLVIECSDMAHRDEVINKIKEARYEIK; this comes from the coding sequence ATGACAGTAACATTAGAAACTATTAAAGAGGCTAAAAAAACAATTGAGAACTCAGTTAAAAGAACACCATTAATTGAGTGCCCAACATTGGAGAAAGAATTAGGGGGAAAGGTATATTTTAAATTGGAAAACCTTCAAAAAACAGGTTCTTTCAAAGTAAGAGGTGCTTTAAATAGAATAGCAAATCTTACTGAAGAAGAAAAAAAGAAAGGTGTAATTGCTTCATCAGCTGGTAACCACGCACAAGGGATAGCATTAGGGGCTACAGCTCAAGGAATAAAATCTACAATAGTAATGCCAGAAACAGCACCAATAGCAAAGGTTTCTGCTACTAAAGGATATGGAGCTGAAGTAGTATTACATGGTGCAGTATATGATGATGCTTTTGCAAAAGCTTGTGAAATTCAAAAAGCAACAGGAGCAGTATTTTTACATCCATTTGATGATGAGTATGTAATAGCAGGACAAGGAACTATTGGGATAGAAATATTAGAAGATATGGCAGATATAGATACAGTATTAGTACCAATTGGAGGAGGAGGAATCCTTGCTGGAATAGCTACTGCTATAAAAGGAATGAATCCAAAGGTAAAAGTAATAGGTGTAGAAGCAGAAAATGCTGCTTCAATGACAGCTGCTTTAGCAAAAGGAGAATGTTGTGAAGTTTGTGCAACTCCTACAATAGCAGATGGTATAGCTGTTAAAAAAGTAGGATGTAAAACTTTAGAGTTAGTAAAAAAATATGTTGATGAAGTAGTTACTGTTTCAGAAGCAGAAATAGCTGATGCAATTTTATTCTTGATGGAAAGAAGTAAAGTAGTAGCAGAAGGAGCAGGAGCAACTCCAGTAGCAGCTATCTTATCTGGAAAAGTTGATTGTAAAGGTAAGAAAACATGTGCAGTAGTTTCTGGAGGAAATATTGATATTAACTTAGTTGAAAGAGTTTTAAATAGAGCATTAATCAATAAAGGAAGAAGACATCAATTCAAAGTAAAAATTCAAGATAAGTTTGGAGAAGTTGAAAAATTATTAGGATTATTAACAGCCAATAGAGCAAATATCCTTCATATAACACAAAGTATGTATAATGGAGATTTAGGAATTACTATGCAAGAAGTAACTTTGGTAATAGAATGTAGTGATATGGCTCATAGAGATGAGGTTATAAATAAAATTAAAGAAGCTAGATACGAAATAAAATAG
- a CDS encoding dicarboxylate/amino acid:cation symporter, whose protein sequence is MKKLGLLPRLILGLIAGIILGKIGFVPLLRIMITFNGIFGNFLQFVIPLIIIGFVAPGIGDLGKKAGKLLAITTVLAYGSTIVSGSVAYFTNSIMLKKILPTAAHTIAENSPEAGLLTGYLTVEMPPIMGVMTALLMAFIIGIGIAIVEGNTLKNFMNEIQTIVEKIITNIVIPFLPLYVAGIFANMTYAGEIVKIMSVFAKVFGIIIVLHYVILLVQYTVAGTMGGANPIALIRKMLPAYFTAIGTQSSAATIPVTLRQTKENGVNDGIADFTIPLCATIHLSGSTIALVSCSMAVMMLNGMPITFSGMFGFILMLGVTMVAAPGVPGGAVMAALGLLESMLGFGPELQSLMIALYLTQDSFGTACNVTGDGAIAIMVNKIAGFKLEKKA, encoded by the coding sequence ATGAAAAAATTAGGATTACTACCAAGACTTATACTAGGTCTAATTGCAGGAATTATTTTAGGAAAGATAGGTTTTGTTCCATTGCTTAGAATAATGATAACTTTTAATGGAATCTTCGGAAACTTTTTACAATTCGTAATACCATTAATAATCATTGGATTCGTAGCACCAGGTATTGGAGATTTAGGTAAAAAAGCTGGAAAACTTTTAGCAATAACAACAGTTTTAGCTTATGGTTCAACAATTGTATCTGGAAGTGTGGCATATTTTACAAACTCAATAATGCTTAAAAAAATACTTCCAACAGCAGCTCATACAATAGCTGAAAATAGTCCGGAAGCTGGATTATTAACTGGATATTTAACAGTTGAAATGCCTCCAATTATGGGAGTTATGACAGCTCTTTTAATGGCATTTATTATAGGTATTGGAATTGCAATAGTTGAAGGAAATACTCTTAAAAACTTTATGAATGAGATACAAACAATTGTTGAGAAAATTATTACAAATATAGTTATCCCATTCTTACCTCTATATGTAGCAGGAATATTTGCAAATATGACTTATGCAGGAGAAATAGTAAAAATAATGTCAGTATTTGCTAAAGTATTTGGAATAATTATTGTATTACACTATGTAATTTTATTAGTTCAATATACAGTTGCAGGAACAATGGGTGGAGCAAATCCAATAGCACTAATTAGAAAAATGTTACCAGCATATTTTACAGCTATAGGAACTCAATCATCAGCAGCTACTATTCCAGTAACTTTAAGACAAACTAAAGAAAATGGAGTAAATGATGGTATAGCAGACTTTACAATTCCATTATGTGCAACTATTCACTTATCAGGAAGTACAATTGCATTAGTAAGCTGTTCAATGGCAGTAATGATGTTAAATGGAATGCCTATTACATTCTCAGGAATGTTTGGATTTATCTTAATGTTAGGAGTAACAATGGTAGCAGCACCTGGAGTACCTGGTGGAGCAGTTATGGCAGCACTTGGATTATTAGAGAGTATGTTAGGATTTGGTCCTGAATTACAATCATTAATGATAGCTTTATATTTAACTCAAGATAGTTTTGGAACTGCATGTAATGTAACAGGAGACGGTGCAATAGCTATAATGGTAAATAAAATAGCAGGATTTAAGCTAGAAAAAAAAGCTTAA
- a CDS encoding 2-oxoacid:acceptor oxidoreductase family protein gives MREIFEIRWHGRGGQGAKTASLLLADAAFSGGMYVQGFPEYGPERMGAPITAYNRISKNPVRVHSNIYEPDFVVVVDETLIESVDVTKGLKEDGAIIINSSKPASEFVPFLKGYKGKVFTCDARTISEETLGKNFPNTPMLGAVVKVSGVMEEKAFLEAMEESFKHKFASKPEVLKGNMDALIRSMNEVKE, from the coding sequence ATGAGAGAAATATTTGAAATCAGATGGCATGGAAGAGGAGGACAAGGAGCTAAAACTGCATCTTTACTTCTTGCTGATGCTGCTTTTAGTGGTGGTATGTATGTACAAGGATTCCCTGAGTATGGTCCTGAAAGAATGGGAGCGCCTATTACTGCTTACAATCGTATCTCTAAAAATCCAGTAAGAGTTCACTCTAATATTTATGAGCCTGATTTTGTTGTTGTTGTTGATGAAACTCTAATAGAAAGTGTTGATGTTACAAAAGGATTAAAAGAGGATGGAGCTATAATTATTAATAGTTCTAAACCTGCTTCTGAATTTGTACCTTTCTTAAAAGGATATAAAGGAAAAGTATTCACTTGTGATGCTAGAACTATTTCAGAAGAGACTTTAGGTAAAAATTTCCCTAATACTCCTATGCTTGGAGCTGTTGTAAAAGTTAGCGGAGTTATGGAAGAAAAAGCTTTCTTAGAAGCTATGGAAGAATCTTTCAAACATAAATTTGCAAGTAAACCAGAAGTATTAAAAGGAAATATGGACGCATTAATTCGTTCTATGAATGAGGTGAAAGAGTAA
- a CDS encoding 4Fe-4S binding protein encodes MKNKAGLPIVEDIKWQDITPGGVVYEAGSAAQFRTGDWRSNKPVFIAENCKQCLLCVPCCPDSAIPVKEGKRLEFDMDHCKGCGVCSKACPFNAIEMVKE; translated from the coding sequence ATGAAAAATAAAGCAGGATTACCAATAGTTGAAGATATAAAATGGCAAGACATCACTCCTGGAGGAGTTGTATATGAAGCAGGAAGTGCTGCACAATTTAGAACAGGGGATTGGAGATCAAATAAGCCAGTATTTATAGCAGAGAATTGTAAACAATGTTTATTATGTGTTCCTTGTTGCCCAGACTCAGCTATTCCTGTAAAAGAGGGAAAAAGATTAGAGTTTGATATGGACCACTGTAAAGGTTGTGGAGTTTGCTCAAAAGCATGTCCTTTCAATGCAATAGAAATGGTAAAAGAGTAA